One window of Pyxicephalus adspersus chromosome 4, UCB_Pads_2.0, whole genome shotgun sequence genomic DNA carries:
- the LOC140327927 gene encoding tyrosine-protein kinase Src42A-like (The sequence of the model RefSeq protein was modified relative to this genomic sequence to represent the inferred CDS: added 119 bases not found in genome assembly): MGLNVCKQCCGCCPCGCCHDPVEIPVIGIHSISTSVPGNAKLPDKPDSVTEWMKMYRTHNLNPEVPLNLERHLKGEDNPVFADISTTSTKMPTFTGCAPPSDHHIGEQTNMPVFTKSIGKRRSEMLETFCRNTKISTYSYKPRSSKDLEVRKGDEVEVLEEQGTWILARTLNDDGESKTGYIPLTFLANTGSLEAEDWYFNLITKMDAKRYLMQEQNGTGSFLVWKKQDEGCYYLSVRIDSMVRNYRVHEEDGAFFLVQRASFPTIKELVHYYLESQDGLCTKLDKPCVKLDLPPMDSISHTTVNQLEIDPSSIQRVRKLGRGRFGLVWLGLWNGTTEVAIKELQVTAESLQKSLHGEAETMWRLSHEKLLKLYAVCLQTQPVFIVTEYMKHGTLKRYLRGHQELRDLEYYQLVDFAVQIAQGMVYMEQKGCVHRDLRSENVLLSAMMSCKIGDFGMARFMESSSIAVSADAQIPIKWTAPEVFQHQKYSSKSDVWSFGVLLGEIMTYGKMPFPEKTNGDYRQDVLDGKSLEPPSESPQAVWQIMDMCWRYQSNTRPTFSEIEGFLMDLLSPVLVDDTVE; encoded by the exons ATGGGGCTGAATGTCTGCAAGCAGTGCTGTGGGTGCTGCCCGTGTGGGTGCTGCCATGATCCTGTGGAAATCCCTGTCATTGGAATTCACAGTATCTCAACCTCGGTGCCTGGTAATGCCAAGTTACCAGACAAACCCGATTCAGTGACTGAATGGATGAAGATGTATCGAACCCACAATCTCAACCCCGAGGTACCACTGAACCTGGAGCGCCATCTCAAGGGTGAGGATAACCCAGTCTTTGCCGACATCTCTACTACTAGCACTAAAATGCCAACTTTCACTGGTTGTGCCCCTCCCAGTGACCACCATATTGGTGAACAGACCAATATGCCAGTCTTCACAAAGTCTATAGGAAAGAGGAGAAGTGAAATGTTAGAAACATTCTGCCGCAACACCAAGATCTCCACCTACAGCTACAAGCCGCGCTCCTCTAAAGACCTAGAGGTCCGGAAGGGCGATGAAGTGGAGGTTCTAGAGGAGCAGGGGACTTGGATTCTGGCCCGTACACTCAATGATGATGGAGAATCTAAAACTGGCTATATCCCGCTGACCTTCCTGGCCAACACTGGGAGCCTGGAGGCTGAGGA TACGCATAGACTCAATGGTCCGAAACTACCGAGTACATGAGGAGGATGGGGCTTTCTTCTTGGTTCAGCGAGCTTCGTTCCCCACCATTAAGGAACTGGTCCATTATTACCTGGAGTCCCAAGATGGCCTGTGCACCAAGCTGGACAAGCCCTGTGTCAAG CTGGATCTCCCACCCATGGACAGCATCTCCCACACCACTGTCAACCAGCTGGAGATAGACCCCAGCTCTATCCAGAGGGTCCGAAAACTGGGCAGGGGGCGATTTGGTCTTGTGTGGCTGGGGCTTTGGAATGGAACTACAGAAGTCGCCATCAAGGAGCTTCAAG TAACGGCGGAGTCGCTGCAGAAGTCGCTGCATGGAGAGGCAGAAACTATGTGGAGGCTGAGCCATGAGAAGCTACTGAAACTTTACGCTGTCTGTCTGCAGACACAACCGGTGTTCATTGTCACGGAGTATATGAAACATGGAACACTGAAAAGATACCTTAGAG GTCACCAGGAACTCAGGGATTTGGAGtattaccagctggtggactttGCAGTACAG ATTGCCCAGGGAATGGTTTACATGGAGCAGAAAGGCTGCGTGCACCGGGATCTGCGATCAGAGAACGTCCTCCTGTCTGCCATGATGTCCTGTAAGATCGGAGACTTTGGAATGGCGCGTTTCATGGAGAGTTCTTCCATTGCTGTGTCTGCAG ATGCTCAGATTCCCATCAAATGGACGGCCCCAGAAGTCTTCCAGCACCAGAAATACAGCAGCAAGTCCGATGTCTGGTCCTTTGGAGTTCTGCTGGGAGAGATCATGACCTATGGAAAAATGCCATTTCCAG aaaaaacaaatggaGATTACCGTCAGGATGTTCTGGATGGAAAGTCTTTGGAGCCTCCAAGTGAAAGTCCCCAAGCCGTATGGCAGATCATGGACATGTGCTGGAGGTACCAATCCAACACCAGACCAACCTTTTCTGAGATTGAGGGATTTCTTATGGACTTGTTGAGCCCGGTTCTGGTTGATGATACTGTGGAATGA